The following are encoded in a window of Maridesulfovibrio ferrireducens genomic DNA:
- a CDS encoding D-cysteine desulfhydrase, which produces MNLAKFPRRGYLQGPTPLEALPAFSKALGGKVNIFIKRDDLLPGCAGGNKTRKLDFCIADALENGADTIITCGAVQSNHCRLTLSWAVKEGMDCHLILEERVKGTYSPQASGNNFLFQIMGVKSIDVVSGGSDMMAKMKELAAKLEAEGKKPYIIPGGASNTIGATGYVACAEETMQQLFELGLNIDHMVVPSGSAGTHAGMVVGMVGCNANIPVSGINVSRPKDVQEGIVHKLAVETAERVGVKGGIPAEAITCFDSYVGPGYSLPTDSMVEAVKLLASTEGILLDPVYSGKAMAGLIDLVRKGHFPEGSNVMFLHTGGSPALYAYLDTFRD; this is translated from the coding sequence ATGAATCTCGCAAAATTCCCTAGACGTGGTTACTTACAGGGCCCTACTCCTCTCGAAGCTCTTCCAGCGTTCTCTAAAGCTCTTGGCGGAAAAGTAAATATTTTCATCAAGCGTGATGATTTGCTTCCAGGCTGCGCAGGCGGTAACAAAACTCGTAAGCTCGACTTTTGTATTGCTGACGCTCTTGAAAACGGTGCTGACACAATCATTACTTGTGGAGCTGTTCAGTCCAACCATTGTCGTTTGACTCTTTCATGGGCTGTTAAAGAAGGTATGGATTGTCACCTTATTCTGGAAGAACGCGTGAAGGGAACTTATTCTCCTCAGGCTTCCGGTAATAACTTTCTTTTCCAGATCATGGGCGTGAAGAGCATTGATGTTGTTTCCGGTGGTTCTGATATGATGGCTAAAATGAAAGAACTTGCTGCTAAACTTGAAGCAGAAGGTAAAAAGCCTTACATCATCCCCGGTGGCGCTTCAAACACAATCGGTGCTACCGGTTATGTTGCTTGTGCTGAAGAAACAATGCAGCAGCTTTTCGAACTCGGCCTTAATATTGATCACATGGTTGTTCCAAGTGGTAGCGCAGGAACTCATGCAGGTATGGTCGTAGGTATGGTCGGTTGTAACGCTAACATTCCTGTAAGCGGTATCAACGTAAGCCGTCCTAAAGATGTTCAGGAAGGAATTGTTCATAAGCTTGCTGTAGAAACTGCTGAGCGCGTTGGCGTTAAAGGTGGAATCCCAGCAGAAGCAATAACTTGTTTTGATAGTTATGTCGGACCTGGTTACTCACTTCCTACTGACAGCATGGTAGAAGCAGTTAAACTGCTTGCTTCCACTGAAGGCATTCTTCTTGACCCTGTATATTCCGGTAAAGCTATGGCTGGTCTTATTGATCTCGTACGCAAAGGGCATTTCCCTGAAGGTTCTAATGTTATGTTTTTACATACCGGCGGATCACCTGCGCTTTACGCATACCTTGATACATTCAGAGACTAA
- a CDS encoding RidA family protein → MSNKKAIETSNAPGAIGPYSQGVVAGNLLFASGQLPINPETGKMVEGSIEDRAHQVFKNLCAIVEAAGGNADGVVKTTVFLTDLADFQAVNAVYSEYFKAPFPARSAIQVAGLPLGSDIEMEAIISL, encoded by the coding sequence ATGAGTAACAAGAAAGCAATCGAAACAAGCAACGCCCCCGGTGCTATCGGTCCCTATTCTCAGGGAGTTGTAGCCGGTAATCTGTTGTTTGCATCAGGACAGCTTCCCATTAATCCCGAAACGGGCAAAATGGTTGAAGGAAGCATTGAAGACCGTGCGCATCAGGTTTTTAAAAACCTTTGTGCAATTGTCGAAGCCGCAGGCGGTAATGCTGACGGTGTAGTTAAAACAACTGTTTTTTTGACAGATTTAGCAGATTTTCAGGCTGTTAATGCTGTTTACAGCGAATATTTCAAAGCACCATTTCCTGCCAGAAGCGCAATTCAGGTTGCGGGTCTTCCTCTTGGTTCTGACATTGAAATGGAAGCCATCATCAGTCTCTAA